DNA from Candidatus Zixiibacteriota bacterium:
TTAAACTAAGCGGCTTGCGATTGATAGCTGTCGATAGCTTATATCGTTGTCGGCATACCCATCAAAGGCCATATAAACCAGACAAAAAATGCTAATACAATCATAAGCATAATGCTGGCGGGAATACCCGCAACAAAGAATTCTCCGCTTGTAAATTGCCGGCTTTCATAGGCGATAGCATTAGGAGCCGCTCCCACTAAAAACAGAAAAGGCATACCGGCAGTAGTCAGTGCTGCAAATAAAACGACTTCCGGGGCAACGCCGAGGTAGGGAGCGATAACGAAAGCAACCGGCAGTGAAATAGCAATTGCGGCTACATTCATTATCAGATTGGTCATAATAAGAACGAATAGGGCAATACCAAGAACGAAAATAAACCAGTTGGCATCTTTAAAGACGGCAAGCCATTCGATAGCCAGCCAGCTTGCCGCGCCTGTTTGCCATAGGCAGAAGCCTATGCTCATAGCGCCGCCGAAAAGCAGTATGATATTCCAGGGTATTTTCTCAAGATCATCGATTTTAAGAATCTTGAGAAGAAAGAACAACATAGTTGCAGTCAATAATATTGCGCTTTTGTTTAATTGACCGAGAGCAGGGACAAACGACCGCAAGCTTAATACTATAATAGCGGAAAAAACTATCACTAAAGTAAAAATTTCAGTTCGGCTGATTTTACCCAGATTATCGCTTAGAGCTTTTGCCCTTTTATGCAAGCCCGGTATCGTTTTATGTTCCGGCTTAAAAAACACCATGAAAAATCCCCACAATAATAATACCATCACTATGCCAATTGGAGCCATATAGTAAGTTAACTCGAAAAACGATATTTCACTGCCGGTAATATCTCTAAAGAATCCGAGAGCTACAGCGCCGCGAGCAGCCCCAAGCAAAGTAATAATGCTGCCGGCGCCGGCAACAAATGCCATGCCAATAAAAAGCCCTTTGCCGAACTTCGTAGGTTTCTGGTCTTCGCTATATAGCGAGTAAATAGCCATCAACAGAGGATAAATAGCTGCCGCAACAGCTGTATGAGCCATAATCAGGGTTAATCCTGCAGTCATTAAAAAACAGCCCAAATAAATCATATTTGTTCGCTCACCAACCATCATCAGCATTTTATATGCCATTCGTTTTGTTAGTCCGGTTTTTGAGAAGGCATTTCCTATTACAATTGAGCCTATAATAAACCACACCGAGGGATCCATAAAATCGCTAAAAGCTGTTTTTGCCGGTCTGATTAAAAACAGCGCCTGAATAACGCCAACACCAATGCTTGTTACGCCAATCGGAATAACCTCAAAAACCCACCACGTTGCTGTCAATAAAAATAATCCAAGAGCGGCTTTGCCCTCATAAGTGAGGGGGAAATGCTTGCCTGATGGATCAATAGCATCCGGCCATTCGGGAGAAAAATACACTATACAGAACAAGGCAAGACCAAGGAAAATAAAAAATAGCCTTTTCCAGTCAATTTGACGTACCTTTGTAGCCAGGTCGAGTTCATGCGGCATCTCGATTGAATCGCTCGGATTAGAAGCTCCTTCGTTCTGGCTGTAAAATTTTTCCAACATAAAGCTTAATCTTCCGTAGATGATTCGGGATATTGATTTACGCCTAAATGTTTAGCCACATGATAAAAAACTCCAACGCTTCGCACTACACCTACCACTTTACCATCTTTTGTAACAGGCAGAAGGGCTAAATTTTTACTGACCATCAAGTACATAATTTTTGATATATGATCATCAACATCTACAGTTGCGGCTATGGGAATCATTACATCGCTAACGGGTCGTTGGGCAGTTTCTTTCATCTTATGATCGATTCCAGCAAATGAAATCTCTGCCAAATTGGGATCAATCTCCATATCAGGTAATATATTCTGATAATTTAATGGTTTGTTTTGCAAAAATTCAGGCTCAAGACCCCTGAAAATATCTCTTCGACGCACCAACCCTAATATTTGGTATTTTTCATCAAATACCAATAGCACTCGCGGAAGAGATTTGCGGCCGAAAACTTCCAGTGATGCTTTCTCAAATTCGATTATCGCCTGTAGAAGAGTGTAGTTATGTTGTATATGAGGATACTTCTCGATAGGAATCATTATTCCACCGGCGGTTTTTGTATCCATATTTTTTCCCTTTTTAATATTTTAATGTTATTTGGTTCGCTAATACCGACTTAGTTTTCTTGGAATTGTTTCAGCAATTTACAACCAGATTTTTCTATACCTCCGGCTAATTGAATTCACCCTGATAATTCAAATTGCGCTTAAGGTAACATTTCTTTTCTAAAAGCGCAATAAGATGTTTTTAGAAGTTTGGAAAAGTAAGGGACATGGTGTTTCTCTGTCAACCTACTAATCTTTAGGATATCCGCTGATTGCAGATATCCCGTTTGGCATCTGTTGTGAAGTTATTGCTGCATCAGCTATCCCGAAATATTCATAAAATCAATTTTTTTTACAAATCTTTTTTAATCTCATGGACAATAATATGATAGAAACAATATCGGGAATCAATTAAGAATGAAGAGTGTTTTTGCGCTGTTAAAAGCTATCTTGCCTGTTAGAAGTTGCCTTGTGTTGTCGGAAGTTGCTTCCGACAATTCTGGTAGAAGAGTCCGCCTATATTGGATTAAAATTTATGAACAATACGGACTATAAAAAAATAGCGCCGTCTTTGAAGGCAGCGCTATTCTTGAGATTCATTTCCTTACAAATTGCTATTTCAGCAAATTGAATTTCTCGGTAACTTTCTTTTGGCCATCCACTATCAGGCTGTAGAAATATATGCCGGTCGATATTTCGCTGGCATCATAGTTAGCAGTGTGAATCTGATTGTTCTGCAAATAACCCATCTCCAGTTTATCAACACTTCTGCCCAAGACATCATAAATATCTATGGTAACATTACCGCTTTCCTTAAGTGAGAAAGCAATAGTTGTCTGAGCGTTGAATGGATTGGGGTAGTTGGTCAGCATATCAATTTTGGTTGGCACAGCTTCAACTTGCTCATCAACGGAGGTTCTCAGCAGCAGATTTCTGGCCAAGTCGTAACCGTTTAAAGTAGCATCCTGATATGAGATAAGGTCGCCGTCGAAAGAATTGGCCCATAAAAATACGCAATTGTCGCCGTTAGCGGAAACACCCTGAATTGAAAGCCAGCCCTCTAATTGAGAACAGGTTTCATCAAGTTCGGCATTCCATTCGATTAATTCATAAGCACCGCCGTAATAAATGCCGGTGCTGACTCTTTCAGGCTGGATAGTATATACGGCTACGGGATTATTAATATCAGGCATAGTTGAGCCGTTATCAGGATAGAAAATTATGCTGAAGGTCATAGGATCTTCAGTGCACTCAGCCCAGCCGGAATTATAGGCTAAGTCGAGGCCGTAGAACTGGACAATGTCAATTTCATGGTCGCAAATGTAATTGTCATAGACAACATACGGGCCAAGTTCGACATCGCTGGTAGCAAAGGTCCAATCGCCATTAGGACCAACAGCTTCCTGTTCGCATTCCGGCTGGGGCGGAGGCTCGGCTTCTGAAACAGATACATTATCAATGTACCATTCATCGCAATAGTTGCCGGTATAATGGAAAGCAAAAGTAACCGCTACGCCGCGATAAGCCGCCAAATCAATGGCGGTGTTTGCCCATGAGCCAGGGGCTACGCCTTCATACAGCTGTGTCCAAGATGTGGTTGACGGGTCGCCTGTGAAGTTCTCTGTAATCAACACTTCATGCAATTCATACCAGCTTGGCCAGACATCTCTCTGGTCAAAATTAAAAGCGATATCATCGATATCAGGAACTATATAGCTGCCGTTGGAAACCAAATATGAGTTGTTGTCGCTTTCATAATCATCAAAAAATGCGCATCCGGCTGGATTTCCATCTGTGCCTATCCAGATAAAATTATCACCTGAAACTGCATAACTGGTGAACTCACCGAGGTTAGTATCGAATGTTTCTTCGCCGGTGAAATCCTGAATATCATTAACTGCCGGCTGTTCCGGGTTATTCGGATTTGCGCCTTTAACCGAATTATAAGTATTAGAAATACTCCTGTCGCTGTCGACATAACCATTATCGGCTAAAGCAATACCGCAAAGAAACATAACACTAATAATAATTGAAAAAATTCTCATTTTACTACTTCTCCTTTTACTTTATTTAATGATAAAAACTAAAAATTTCAATTTTTAGGCTGTTGCCTCCTTTCTTTGTTATGTAATATGTTAAAAATTTTATATTTAGTTAACTTTTAAAATTCCTTCTAAGTTCTTATTATTCATGCTTAAAGCTGCTTCGCTAAAAAAATCACAGCATTTAAATAAAATATTTCATTTCCAAAGTCAACAAGTATTTAAATCATGCAATATTAATGACTTCCCTGAATATTTATCTCTACAAACATACAAACATTACATGTCTTTTCCAAAATGCCGAGTCTCATTTTCATGTTTAATGTTAAATGCAAAAGGTTTGCCATGATGATATAAAAATGGAGACAACGAAAAATAGTTGTAACATATAATAATATAATGTTTTACGCTACTTGCCTTGTGATACCTCAAATAGATAACATCATTATATATGTGAAATCATTTGCAGATATATAGCAAGTTATCCCTGAATTAATAAAAAGGGCGTATTAAATTATATCAACTCACTCACCAAACGCTATACGTTTGATAGTAGTGACTAGTAAATAGTAGAGGCTTTTTTAAAAAAAATTATTAACAGTCATCGCGAGTTCGTCATAGCGGACGACGAAGCGATTCTTATAACCGTATAGATTATTTCGTAAGCTAAGGCGAACTTGTAATGACATAAATGAAAACACTACTGTCCGTTTTTTTATCCGCCTTAGGCGGATGCTATATAATCCGGCCGAAAAAACGCTTCGGGTTTATTCCTTTTGTCCGCCTTAGACGGATGCTATAATGATGTCATTCCCACACTGCCCGCTTCATTCCCAACACCGTCCGCGTCATTCCCAACACTGTCCGCGTCATTCCCAACTTGATTGGGAATCCAGAGATTGCTCATACTGACAGCTCCTGCCTGCCGACGCCCGCCTGTCTGCGGACACGGGGCACGGTATTTTTGTTATCCGCCATTGGTTTAGCAAATAGCCCCGTCCGCCGCTGGAGGATTCCCGGATTCCCCCGCCGCGGCGGGGGAATGACGCAAATGGGTAATCATCAAATTAAAATCAATTACTAAAATCTTAGCTCGAAATATTTAACAAAATAAAAGATGAAGTGCCGATGTTTATCGGAGTTGCCCAACATCCCGCTGCTCTATGGGTTATGAAATAAGCAAGTTTCGATTGTTGGGTATTATTTTAAGAATTCTATAAAAAAGGCCGGACAGTAGTGAAATGAAAATATTAATAAGAATAATATTTTTACATTTTTGCAAGAGGTTCAGTCACTATGTTAATTTTAAAGCAATCCTCTCATCATTTTTTTATTTACATTGCTATGATAATTTAATATCATGGATTCCAATTGTTTGCCGCTTATTTTTTGAAGCTGATATTCTTTGGGAGAGTTTTTCGGTTGTTAAACACAACAAGCCAACTTAAAAAGATGAATCAAACTACTGAGAACCAAAAGGTTAATATAAAGCAAAAGTTTTTTAGCTTTAATACATTGGCGGCTTTTCTCGCCGCGGTGATTATCATATACATATTTATAACCAGGTTCGATTTTACTGAATCTATTGCAATAATAGGAAACTCCGATTTCAAATATATTATTATCGGAATAATTTTCTTTTATGGATTTATCCCTCTGCGTGGTTATCGCTGGCGGGCATTTTTAAAAGAATCAAATATTTACCTGCCGACATTTGAATTGACCCGTTTATATTTTCTGTCATTTTTTGTAAATTCAATTCTTCCGGCAAGAATAGGGGATATTTACAGAGCGTATCTTCTGAAGAAAAACAGAAGCGTATCATTTCTGCAATCATTGGGTGTGCTTTTTTCCGAACGAGTATTTGATTTGGCTTCAACTGCGCTGCTTGTTCTTTTGGGCGGTGTCTTTTATCTCGATATGGTCGCCTCGCCTGAAATTCGCAATTATATTATTACCGGTCTGGTGGTAATTAGCGGAGTAGTGTTATTATTTATTATATTTTCATGGCGGTCAAAATGGCTTATTCGTTTCCTGCCGGAGAAATTTCGCGATCATTATGAAGCATTTACAAAGGGGCTATTGAAATCGCCCTCATCAATCCCGAATCTGCTTGGCCAGAGTATGGCAGTCTGGCTTTCTGAGGCGGCTCGGTTTTATTTTGTAGCATGGGCGCTTGACTGCAGAATCGATATTATGATGGCTATTTTCATATCTCAAACAGCTTTAGTATTGATGAGTTTGCCTATTACGCCGGCGGGCTTGGGCATAGTCGAGTTATTTATGTTTGCGGCGTTAACGCCGGCTGGATTTACAAAAGAACAAACGGCGGCAATTATTATCGC
Protein-coding regions in this window:
- a CDS encoding SLC13/DASS family transporter; translation: MPHELDLATKVRQIDWKRLFFIFLGLALFCIVYFSPEWPDAIDPSGKHFPLTYEGKAALGLFLLTATWWVFEVIPIGVTSIGVGVIQALFLIRPAKTAFSDFMDPSVWFIIGSIVIGNAFSKTGLTKRMAYKMLMMVGERTNMIYLGCFLMTAGLTLIMAHTAVAAAIYPLLMAIYSLYSEDQKPTKFGKGLFIGMAFVAGAGSIITLLGAARGAVALGFFRDITGSEISFFELTYYMAPIGIVMVLLLWGFFMVFFKPEHKTIPGLHKRAKALSDNLGKISRTEIFTLVIVFSAIIVLSLRSFVPALGQLNKSAILLTATMLFFLLKILKIDDLEKIPWNIILLFGGAMSIGFCLWQTGAASWLAIEWLAVFKDANWFIFVLGIALFVLIMTNLIMNVAAIAISLPVAFVIAPYLGVAPEVVLFAALTTAGMPFLFLVGAAPNAIAYESRQFTSGEFFVAGIPASIMLMIVLAFFVWFIWPLMGMPTTI
- a CDS encoding CBS domain-containing protein, coding for MDTKTAGGIMIPIEKYPHIQHNYTLLQAIIEFEKASLEVFGRKSLPRVLLVFDEKYQILGLVRRRDIFRGLEPEFLQNKPLNYQNILPDMEIDPNLAEISFAGIDHKMKETAQRPVSDVMIPIAATVDVDDHISKIMYLMVSKNLALLPVTKDGKVVGVVRSVGVFYHVAKHLGVNQYPESSTED
- a CDS encoding T9SS type A sorting domain-containing protein, with protein sequence MRIFSIIISVMFLCGIALADNGYVDSDRSISNTYNSVKGANPNNPEQPAVNDIQDFTGEETFDTNLGEFTSYAVSGDNFIWIGTDGNPAGCAFFDDYESDNNSYLVSNGSYIVPDIDDIAFNFDQRDVWPSWYELHEVLITENFTGDPSTTSWTQLYEGVAPGSWANTAIDLAAYRGVAVTFAFHYTGNYCDEWYIDNVSVSEAEPPPQPECEQEAVGPNGDWTFATSDVELGPYVVYDNYICDHEIDIVQFYGLDLAYNSGWAECTEDPMTFSIIFYPDNGSTMPDINNPVAVYTIQPERVSTGIYYGGAYELIEWNAELDETCSQLEGWLSIQGVSANGDNCVFLWANSFDGDLISYQDATLNGYDLARNLLLRTSVDEQVEAVPTKIDMLTNYPNPFNAQTTIAFSLKESGNVTIDIYDVLGRSVDKLEMGYLQNNQIHTANYDASEISTGIYFYSLIVDGQKKVTEKFNLLK
- a CDS encoding flippase-like domain-containing protein, whose product is MLNTTSQLKKMNQTTENQKVNIKQKFFSFNTLAAFLAAVIIIYIFITRFDFTESIAIIGNSDFKYIIIGIIFFYGFIPLRGYRWRAFLKESNIYLPTFELTRLYFLSFFVNSILPARIGDIYRAYLLKKNRSVSFLQSLGVLFSERVFDLASTALLVLLGGVFYLDMVASPEIRNYIITGLVVISGVVLLFIIFSWRSKWLIRFLPEKFRDHYEAFTKGLLKSPSSIPNLLGQSMAVWLSEAARFYFVAWALDCRIDIMMAIFISQTALVLMSLPITPAGLGIVELFMFAALTPAGFTKEQTAAIIIADRLISYWSVIILGGLHYIFSARYR